The window AGTTCCTGCTGAAATGTACGAAATTCCATTAGGAAAAGCTAAAGTTGTTAAACAAGGTACTGACATCACTGTAGTTGCATGGGGTGCAATCGTTCGTGAAGTTGAAAAAGCAATTAAAGTTGTTGAAGCTGAAGGAATTTCAGTTGAATTAATCGACTTAAGAACAATCGCTCCATACGATCAAGAAACAATTTTAAACTCAGTTAAAAAGACAGGACGTTTCATGGTAGTAACAGAAGCTGTTAAGACATACGGACCTGCTGCTGAATTAATCGCTATGGTAAACGAAAAAGCATTCTTCAACTTAGAAGCTGCTCCAGTTCGTTTAACAGGATTCGATATTACTGTTCCTTTAGCAAGAGGCGAACATTATCACTTCCCAAATCCTGATAAGATCGCTGCTTACTTAAGAAACTTAGCTAAAGTAAGACCATAAGGACATAAGGAGAAATAAAAAACATGTTTGAATTTAAATTTGCTGATATCGGGGAAGGAATCCATGAAGGTACTATCCTTAAATGGAACTTCAAAGTAGGAGATAAAGTTAAAGAAGGCGATACATTAGTTATCGTTGAAACAGATAAAGTTAACGCTGAATTACCATCACCAGTTGATGGAGTAATCGTTGCTTTAGGAAAACAAGAAGGAGAAGTTATCCACGTTGGTGAAAACGTAGTTATCATTGACGATGGTAAAGGTGCTCCTGCACCAGCTGCTCCAGCTCCAGTAGCTGCTGCACCTGCTCAAGAAGCTCCAAAAGCTCAAGCTGCTTCAGCTGACGTATACGATTTCAGATTTGCTGATATCGGTGAAGGTATCCATGAAGGAACAATCTTAAAATGGAACTTCAAAGTTGGAGATTCAGTAAAAGAAGGCGATACTTTAGTAGTTGTTGAAACTGATAAAGTTAACGCTGAATTACCTGCTCCAGTTTCTGGAACAATTCTAAAGATTGGTAAAAATGAAGGCGAAGTTATTCACGTTGGTGAAACTGTTGTCTTAATCGGTGAAAAAGGTGCTACATTAGCTGCTGCTCCAGCTGCTCCAGCAGAAGCTCCAAAAGCTTCTAAAGGTGCTGGTGTTGTTGGTGAAATTGAAGTATCTGATGAAATCATCGGTGGATCACATGAAGAAGTTGTTTCTACATCAACAGGTAAAGTATTAGCTTCACCAGTTGCACGTAAACTTGCTGCTGACTTAGGTGTTGAAATTTCAACAGTTAAGGGAACAGGTGAACAAGGACGTGTATTAAAAGATGACGTTCAAGCTGCTAAAGCTCCAGTTGCACAAGCTGCTCCTGCTCAAGCTGCTCAACAACCAGCTGCTGCTCCTAAAGCTGCTGCTGCCGCTCCAGCTAAACCACAAGGTGATGTTGAAGTTGTTAAGATTTCAAGAGTACGTAAAGCTATTTCTAACGCAATGGTTAGATCAGTTTACACAATTCCTCATACAACTTTAATTGATGAAATTAATGTTAATGCATTAGTTGAATTCAGAAGTAAAGCTAAAGGTGTTGCTGAAGCTAAAGGCATTAAATTAACTTACATGGCATTCATCGCTAAAGCGGTTGTTATTGCCTTAAGAGAATTCCCAACATTCAATGCTTCATTCAATCATGAAACAGATGAATTATACATTAAGAAATATATTAACTTAGGTATGGCAGTTGATACTCCGGACGGATTAATCGTTCCAAATATCAAGAATGCTCAAAACTTATCAGTATTCGAATTAGCTAGCCAAGTTAGAAAATTAGCTGATGATACAATCGCAAGAAAGATCTCATTAGATCAACAACAACATGGTACATTTACAATCACTAACTTCGGTTCAGCTGGTATCGCATTCGGTACTCCAGTAATTAACTACCCTGAATTAGCAATTTTAGGTGTAGGTAAGATTGAACAAAAACCAGTTGTTGAAAATGGTGAAATCAAAATCGCTTCAGTATTACCATTATCATTAGCAGTAGACCACAGAATTATCGATGGTGCTGATGGTGGTAGATTCTTAAGCAGAATTAAAGAGTTATTAACTAACCCTACATTATTACTATTAAGCTAATTAAGCTAAGGAGATTATCATGGCTAAACAATACGATATTATTGTCGTAGGTGGAGGACCTGGTGGCTACGTAGCTGCTATTAAGGCTGCTCAACTTGGGGCAAAAACAGCTTTAGTTGAAAAAGAAAATGTTGGAGGTATCTGTTTAAATCACGGATGTATCCCAACAAAGACTTTCTTAAAATCTGCTAAAGTATTTAAGACAATGAAACATGCAAACGACTATGGTGTAACAGCAAGTGGCGAAATCGGATTCGATTGGTCAAAAATTGTTTCACGTAAAGATGGCGTTGTTAAGCAATTAACAGGTGGCGTGGCATTCTTATTAAAGAAAAACGGCGTTGACGTATATAACGGATTTGGTGAAATTAAATCAGCAAATGAAGTTGTAGTAAACGGCGAATCATTACAAACTAAAAATGTAATTATTGCAACTGGTGCTTCAGCAATCGTTCCTCCAATTCCAGGAGTTGAAGATGCTTACAAGAAAGGTATTGTTGTAACATCAAGAGAATTACTAGCAGTTAAGAATTATCCTAAATCAATCTTAATCGTTGGTGGTGGTGTTATTGGTGTTGAATTCGCTACAGTATTTAATTCATTTGGTTCAAAAGTTACAATCATTGAAAAGATGGATGGTATCTTACCAACTATGGATGAAGAAGTTCGCGTAGCATATACTAAGACATTAAAGAAAGATGGTATCGAAATCTTAACAGGTGCTGAAGTTAAATCAGTTAGCGATCATAAGTTAACTTATAACTTAGCTGGTCAAGATGTAACTATCGAAGGTGATTTAATCTTAATGGCTGTTGGTACACGTGCTAACTCTAAGGGTCTTGAACACTTAGGATTAGAAATGGATCGTGCAAACATCAAGACTAACGAATACTTACAAACTAACGTTCCTGGCATTTATGCAATTGGGGATGTTAATGGTAAATTCATGCTTGCACACGTTGCAGAACATGAAGGTATCGTTGCTGTTGAACACATCCTTAAGAAGGGTCATCAAAAGATGGATTACGATAAGATTCCATCATGTATCTACGGTTCACCAGAAATCGCTGCTATCGGATTAACTGAAAAAGAAGCGAAAGCACGCGGTATTGACTATAAAGTTTCTAAAGTTCCACTAGCAGCTGTTGGTAAAGCATTAGCTGATGGTGAAAAAGAAGGCTTCATCAAGTTAATCGTTGATAAGAAATACTTAGAAGTTGTTGGTGTTCACATCTATGCATACAATGCAACAGAATTAATTTCTGAATTCTCAGTTGCTATGGCATCAGAAGCTACAGCTTATGAAATTGCTCATGCAATTCATCCACATCCAACATTATCTGAATTATCATTAGAAGCTGCATTAGGCGCTATTGATAAAGCAATTCATATCTAATTCATAAGAACACTTACCCGATTGGGTAAGTGTTTTTTATTATTTATATAATAAATTGCATAAATAAGGTATAATTGAATATTGAAGGAGGAGGATTATTATGAAACTATTTAAACGTATATTACTTCAAGTATTAGGATATTTTATTATGTCTTCAGGAATTGCCTTGATTTTACATGGTAAACAAGGTGCATTTCCTTATGATGCAATTTCTTTTTATTTAGCCGAACTGATACCGGTTGATTTTTTAACTGTTGGTAGAGCATCATTTATTATTGGTATTTCATGGACTATTTTAAATTTTATTTTAATTAAAAACTGGCGTATATTTTTCAGTTTAATTGTTGTCTTTTCAATAGGATCATTTATTGATTTCTTTGATTTAATTGTGTTTAAAGGATTTTATCCAACAACATTTTTCATGAATGCACTTATTAGTGTTGTAGGACTTGTCATTGTATGTTTTGCAGTAGGGATTGTTGTGTTAAATAAAAGTTTACCTGCCGCACCTAGTGAAATTGCATTAGTTTATTTGAGTTCTAAGATTAAAACAGGTTGGGTACCAAAAATTATTATTGAAGGTGGCCTAGCAGTCATTGCAGTCATCTTAGGTTTAATATATGGTAATTTATTTCAAATTGGATGGTTTACGATACTTTGTGCATTTGGCTGTGGACCGATGATTAACTTCTTTAGAAAAATATTAATTAAATATATTCCGGAATACTAAAAAACCCGATTTCTATCAGGTTTTCTTATTTTGTTTGAATGGCGTAACCTTAACTGTTAAAATAAACTTAAGGGGGAAGTACAATTGAAGAAAATTATATTAGGGGTTATCTTTATCTTTACATTATTCATGCTTATAGGATGTAGTACAAGTGGTGTACCAGCAGATAGAGATGATGATGCAAATGTAGGAGAGTTGGCTCAAGAAGTTACTGAACCAAATAGAAAACTGATTTTTAAAGTTACTATGGGGGTTTTAGTAGATGATGTTGAGGCATATGTTATTCATATTAAAAAGGCACTTAATAGTGATGAATGGATTGATAGTGAATCAACCTCATTAAATGAGAGTCGTTTAGTTATTCGTGTGAAGACAACACGTTTAGATAATTTCTTAGATGAAATTAGTAATGGAAATAAAGTGACGCAATTTGAAAAGACAGCACAAGATATATCTAAACAATATGTGGATATTGAAACTCAAATTTTAAATTATGAATTACAATTAGCTAGACTTCAAGAACTTTACGAAAATGCAAGTCTATCTGAAATGATTTTTATCAATGAACAAATTAGTAAAGTTCAATCTGAACTAGCTAGATTAAAAGGAAATTTATCTAATTTTGATAGTTTGGTAGAGTATTCAACTGTAACGCTTTCTGTAAGCTCAAATCCAAAAGATGTAGAAAAACCTAGTTTCTTTAACCAATTAGGAAATTCGTTCATGAAAGGTGTAGACCTTTTAGTAGCGGCATTCAGAGGTATTTCAAACCTTGTGATGTTCTTCCTTCCAATAGGTGTCATTGTAAGTGGTGTAACATTTATTGGATATAGAATCAGTAAAAATAAAAAGATGAAAAAATTATTAAAACAACAAAAAAAGGATAAAGAAAAAGGGGAATAATTTCCCCTTTTTTATTCGAATAATATTTGATATATTTCTGGATGTTTCTTGAGTAATTGATTTAATTCTGTTGGATAACATTTTAATCCAACTAAAGAACTAGAAATATTTAATGCAAGTGTACCTTGATGGATGACTATAATATCTTCAATTGTTCCATAAGCAATACTAGCTTTTACTCGATAATCACCTAAATTTTTATCAATGGTTGATTTTGGACTTTCACCATAGTTCCATTGGTATGTTAAGTAACGTTCTTGTTTTAGGTCTTCAATTCGTTTAATATCTTTATCAGATAAAGTATGTACTTGATCAGAAGGGACTAAACGTTTTAAAATATAATCTTTAATTTCTTCAATGGACATATTTGTATATTCAGATAAATTAGTTACGGTTGAACGGTTAGATTTCACGCTGATACTTTCAATTGATGTATCTTTTTGTTTAATAACACCATTTAGTTTTTCAAGGTTCGAATTAAATAATAAAGTACCGTGATGAAGCAGTCTATCACCAATCACAGATTGGGCATTACCACTAATTTTTTTACCATTAATTTTAATGTCAGATTTTCCTTCAAAGCGCGCATCAATGCCTAATTCATTCAGTGCTTTAATTAAATCTTCAGTCATTAATTTATAGTTATTAATTTTCCCTTTGGCAGATGTGATGTAAGAATAATTTAAGTTACCAAGATCATGAAAAACAGTTCCACCACCAGAAATACGTCTGACTAATGGAATATGATTTTTAACGACGAAATCTAAATTAACCTCTTCAAATACGTTTTGGTTTCTACCTACAATAATTGAGGTATCATTTTGCCAAAGTAAGAAGATATCTTCATCTTTATAAATGTTTTTTAAAATATATTCTTCCCATGCTAGATTAAAGTATGGGTCAGTTGAAATTGAAAGAATTGTCTTCATATATATCACCAGTATTTATCTTATCATATAAAACATGATAAATGATAAAATAGATTTAGATATAGAGGGATTATGAAAACATTATTAATTTTTAACAGGAAATCAGGTAAAGGAAAAATAAAAAAAGATCTTTATTACATTAAAGATTTTTTTGCGTCAAAAAATAAGGTATTAGACCTTTTAGAATTAACGAGTGAAGTTGATATTGTTAAAGAAGTTGAAATAATTGGTGCTTCATATGAAACCATCATTATTTCTGGTGGTGATGGGACAATTCATGGTGTTGTTAATGGTGTGATGAAAATAAATAAAGAACTTAGACCAAAGTTATTATTCTTACCTTATGGCACAACAAATGATATGGCGCATATGCTGGGTATTAGTAAAAATATAAAGAAAAGTTTAAAGACTTATGAAGAAAATGTATGTAGAATGATGGATGTTCATCTAGCAAACGATGAATATTTTATCTATGCTGCTGCGGTTGGAAAATTCTCAAGAGTAAGTTATGAAATTGATAGACGAACACTAAGATACTTAGGACACTTTGGATATTTCTTAAACGTGTTTAAAGATGTCTTTGTCCCATTTAAAATAGATGCGAAGATTATCACTAAGGACGAAACCTATGAGAAAAAGACCTTCTTTATGATTATGGGGGCAGGGGATAGAATTGCGGGATTTAGATTAACAAAATTCGGTAAAGCAACAAAACTAAATAGTGGTTTGGTAGGGTTTAGAGTTTTTAATAGACGTCATTTTTTAAGTTGGATTAAGATTGGATGGTTCTATTTATTTAAAGGGAAACACTTCAAAAGTGACCTTCATTTAGATACTGATGAAGTAAAAGTTGAAATAGATGATAAGTATGTTTGGAATATTGATGGGGAAAAAGGACCAAAAGGTTCACTTACAGTTAAGGTCTTTAAGGAAGAAATTTGCATAATAGTTAAGAAAGAGAAAACGCAAATCTATTTTTAGTGCTTTCTTATAGGTTGTGATAATATTGTATCGGTAAGAAGGAGGATATAGGATGGATAACATTTTAGAAATAACAGATTTATCAAAATCATTTGGTGAAGTTAAAGCTGTCAACCACATTAGTTTTGATGTAAGACGTGGAAGTTTATTTGCGTTTTTAGGTCAAAACGGTGCTGGAAAATCAACAACAATTAAAATGATTACGACACTGCTTAAAAAAGATACAGGAAATATTTTATTAAATGGCAAGGAAGATGAAGCCTATTTTAGAGAAAAAATAGGTGTTGTTTTTCAGGATAATGTATTAGATGGTTTATTAACAGTCAAAGAGAACTTAATGTTAAGAGGTGCTTTCTACTTAAAAGAGAAAGAAAAAGTTGAAGCTAGATATGAAGAATTAATGGCTAAACTTAATTTAAAAGAAATTGAGAACCAAAGATTTAAAACACTATCTGGTGGACAAAAAAGAAGAGTTGAAATAGCAAGAGCGTTATTCTCAAATCCTGAATTATTAATTTTAGATGAACCAACAACAGGTTTAGATCCTGAAACAAGATTAGTGGTTTGGGAAGTTATTAATAAATTAAGAGTTGAAGAAGGGGTAACTGTTTTACTAACAACGCATTATATGGAAGAAGCAACGAATGCTGATTATGTAGTGATTATTCATAAAGGGAAAATAGTTGCCAAAGGATCACCTTCTGAATTAAAAGATGCACATAGTAAAGATTACTTTAAATTAGTTCCACATAAAAAAGCTGAATTAGTTAGCTACTTAGAAAAAGAAAAACGTGATTTCTTTAAAAAATCTGATGTTTATTATATTGAAATTAAAGATACAAAAGATGCTATTGGTTTAATTGTTGACTTAAAAGAAAACATTAGAAACTTTGAAGTGGTGAATGGTACATTGGATGATGTGTTTGTTAAGATTGTAGGTGAACAAAATGTATGAAGTCATTAATTTAGTTAAACGTGATTTAAAGTTATATTTAAGAGATAAGTTATCAGTTTTCTTTTCATTACTATCTTCAATTATTTTATTAATCATCTATGTATTATTTTTAGGTAATTCAGTTGGTGGAGAACTAAAAGAACTTTTAACTAATAGTGAGTTAAAATTTATGGTTTACTCAAATATGTTAGCAGGAATCTTAGTATTAAATACAATAACGATTCCACTTGGTGTATTAGGGACAGTCGTAACGGATATGCAAAATAATCAATTAGATGCATTCTTAGTTACACCAGTTAAAAGATATAAAGTAATTCTAGGCTATTATATAGCTTCATACTTAATTACTTTAGTGTTATCGATTGTTATTTGGTTATTTGCTGTTATATTAATGGGAACTGTAACGGGTATTTATTATGATGGAGCAACAGTATTATCAGTGATTCTTTTACTACCAATCTTCATTTTAATTTCTACATCATTCATGGTTCTATTAACTACATTTATTCCATCAGTGAACGCATTTGGTGCAGTATCAGGTATTTTTGGTAGCGTCATTGGGTTTGTTTCAGGAATTTATATTCCGCTCACATCAAGTGCTCCAAAAGCATTAAATTATATAAGTTCATTATTACCATTCACGCATATGGGAACAGCATTCAAACAATTATTAATGCAAGGCTCTTTAGAGTTACTTGC of the Acholeplasma hippikon genome contains:
- a CDS encoding ABC transporter ATP-binding protein — translated: MDNILEITDLSKSFGEVKAVNHISFDVRRGSLFAFLGQNGAGKSTTIKMITTLLKKDTGNILLNGKEDEAYFREKIGVVFQDNVLDGLLTVKENLMLRGAFYLKEKEKVEARYEELMAKLNLKEIENQRFKTLSGGQKRRVEIARALFSNPELLILDEPTTGLDPETRLVVWEVINKLRVEEGVTVLLTTHYMEEATNADYVVIIHKGKIVAKGSPSELKDAHSKDYFKLVPHKKAELVSYLEKEKRDFFKKSDVYYIEIKDTKDAIGLIVDLKENIRNFEVVNGTLDDVFVKIVGEQNV
- a CDS encoding diacylglycerol/lipid kinase family protein; the protein is MKTLLIFNRKSGKGKIKKDLYYIKDFFASKNKVLDLLELTSEVDIVKEVEIIGASYETIIISGGDGTIHGVVNGVMKINKELRPKLLFLPYGTTNDMAHMLGISKNIKKSLKTYEENVCRMMDVHLANDEYFIYAAAVGKFSRVSYEIDRRTLRYLGHFGYFLNVFKDVFVPFKIDAKIITKDETYEKKTFFMIMGAGDRIAGFRLTKFGKATKLNSGLVGFRVFNRRHFLSWIKIGWFYLFKGKHFKSDLHLDTDEVKVEIDDKYVWNIDGEKGPKGSLTVKVFKEEICIIVKKEKTQIYF
- the lpdA gene encoding dihydrolipoyl dehydrogenase, whose product is MAKQYDIIVVGGGPGGYVAAIKAAQLGAKTALVEKENVGGICLNHGCIPTKTFLKSAKVFKTMKHANDYGVTASGEIGFDWSKIVSRKDGVVKQLTGGVAFLLKKNGVDVYNGFGEIKSANEVVVNGESLQTKNVIIATGASAIVPPIPGVEDAYKKGIVVTSRELLAVKNYPKSILIVGGGVIGVEFATVFNSFGSKVTIIEKMDGILPTMDEEVRVAYTKTLKKDGIEILTGAEVKSVSDHKLTYNLAGQDVTIEGDLILMAVGTRANSKGLEHLGLEMDRANIKTNEYLQTNVPGIYAIGDVNGKFMLAHVAEHEGIVAVEHILKKGHQKMDYDKIPSCIYGSPEIAAIGLTEKEAKARGIDYKVSKVPLAAVGKALADGEKEGFIKLIVDKKYLEVVGVHIYAYNATELISEFSVAMASEATAYEIAHAIHPHPTLSELSLEAALGAIDKAIHI
- a CDS encoding lipoate--protein ligase family protein; this translates as MKTILSISTDPYFNLAWEEYILKNIYKDEDIFLLWQNDTSIIVGRNQNVFEEVNLDFVVKNHIPLVRRISGGGTVFHDLGNLNYSYITSAKGKINNYKLMTEDLIKALNELGIDARFEGKSDIKINGKKISGNAQSVIGDRLLHHGTLLFNSNLEKLNGVIKQKDTSIESISVKSNRSTVTNLSEYTNMSIEEIKDYILKRLVPSDQVHTLSDKDIKRIEDLKQERYLTYQWNYGESPKSTIDKNLGDYRVKASIAYGTIEDIIVIHQGTLALNISSSLVGLKCYPTELNQLLKKHPEIYQILFE
- a CDS encoding ABC transporter permease; the encoded protein is MYEVINLVKRDLKLYLRDKLSVFFSLLSSIILLIIYVLFLGNSVGGELKELLTNSELKFMVYSNMLAGILVLNTITIPLGVLGTVVTDMQNNQLDAFLVTPVKRYKVILGYYIASYLITLVLSIVIWLFAVILMGTVTGIYYDGATVLSVILLLPIFILISTSFMVLLTTFIPSVNAFGAVSGIFGSVIGFVSGIYIPLTSSAPKALNYISSLLPFTHMGTAFKQLLMQGSLELLADLTNNNQDLLAQVKDSFGMNVIGFLGMDVPLFYLILGSLVLAGGLFALSTIRLNKKMQR
- a CDS encoding DUF4349 domain-containing protein; its protein translation is MKKIILGVIFIFTLFMLIGCSTSGVPADRDDDANVGELAQEVTEPNRKLIFKVTMGVLVDDVEAYVIHIKKALNSDEWIDSESTSLNESRLVIRVKTTRLDNFLDEISNGNKVTQFEKTAQDISKQYVDIETQILNYELQLARLQELYENASLSEMIFINEQISKVQSELARLKGNLSNFDSLVEYSTVTLSVSSNPKDVEKPSFFNQLGNSFMKGVDLLVAAFRGISNLVMFFLPIGVIVSGVTFIGYRISKNKKMKKLLKQQKKDKEKGE
- a CDS encoding 2-oxo acid dehydrogenase subunit E2 — translated: MFEFKFADIGEGIHEGTILKWNFKVGDKVKEGDTLVIVETDKVNAELPSPVDGVIVALGKQEGEVIHVGENVVIIDDGKGAPAPAAPAPVAAAPAQEAPKAQAASADVYDFRFADIGEGIHEGTILKWNFKVGDSVKEGDTLVVVETDKVNAELPAPVSGTILKIGKNEGEVIHVGETVVLIGEKGATLAAAPAAPAEAPKASKGAGVVGEIEVSDEIIGGSHEEVVSTSTGKVLASPVARKLAADLGVEISTVKGTGEQGRVLKDDVQAAKAPVAQAAPAQAAQQPAAAPKAAAAAPAKPQGDVEVVKISRVRKAISNAMVRSVYTIPHTTLIDEINVNALVEFRSKAKGVAEAKGIKLTYMAFIAKAVVIALREFPTFNASFNHETDELYIKKYINLGMAVDTPDGLIVPNIKNAQNLSVFELASQVRKLADDTIARKISLDQQQHGTFTITNFGSAGIAFGTPVINYPELAILGVGKIEQKPVVENGEIKIASVLPLSLAVDHRIIDGADGGRFLSRIKELLTNPTLLLLS